Proteins co-encoded in one Rhodothermia bacterium genomic window:
- the pdxA gene encoding 4-hydroxythreonine-4-phosphate dehydrogenase PdxA, translating into MNDNKIMLALSAGDPNGIGPEVMLKALATLNLKEVDVVVLGHKAILEAHAQHFSLPMPAKVYNLPSVVPFIEWGKISKSAGELSMKAVEMAVDWCISGRADAMVTAPISKEAIGLAGYTIPGHTEFIADRIGAKDLTMMLVCDELRIGLVTTHIPIAEVAKQVQPKAILDKVRIIHHSLINDFGISSPRIAVLGLNPHAGDGGMIGQEEETIIRPALLEARRQGFNVSDPYAADGFFATRRWKDYDAVLAMYHDQGLIPFKTIAFERGVNFTAGLPLIRTSPDHGTAFNIAGHGIASPESMKDAIILAINLVKKRRVFASKNYNI; encoded by the coding sequence ATGAACGATAATAAAATTATGCTTGCCCTCTCTGCTGGAGACCCAAACGGGATTGGGCCTGAAGTAATGCTTAAAGCTTTGGCTACGCTTAATTTGAAGGAAGTAGATGTGGTTGTGCTTGGCCACAAAGCGATTTTGGAAGCACATGCACAACATTTTTCCTTACCTATGCCCGCCAAAGTATATAATTTGCCTTCGGTAGTACCTTTTATAGAGTGGGGAAAAATTAGCAAATCGGCGGGTGAATTAAGTATGAAAGCAGTTGAAATGGCGGTGGATTGGTGTATTTCAGGAAGGGCAGATGCGATGGTAACAGCGCCCATCTCGAAAGAGGCCATTGGATTGGCAGGCTATACCATTCCGGGTCACACTGAGTTTATAGCCGATAGAATTGGTGCAAAAGACTTGACAATGATGCTCGTGTGCGATGAATTGCGTATAGGCTTGGTCACAACACACATCCCCATCGCTGAGGTGGCAAAACAGGTACAACCAAAGGCTATTTTAGACAAAGTCAGAATCATTCACCACAGCCTCATCAATGACTTCGGCATCTCGTCTCCTCGCATTGCCGTACTTGGCCTCAATCCTCATGCTGGCGATGGAGGCATGATTGGGCAGGAAGAAGAAACCATCATTCGTCCAGCGCTTTTAGAGGCACGGCGACAAGGTTTTAACGTCTCCGATCCATACGCAGCCGATGGATTTTTTGCTACACGACGTTGGAAAGATTACGATGCCGTTTTGGCCATGTATCACGACCAAGGATTAATCCCCTTTAAAACCATTGCTTTTGAACGTGGGGTCAATTTTACGGCCGGATTGCCCCTTATTCGTACTTCACCAGATCATGGTACGGCTTTTAATATTGCAGGACATGGTATTGCAAGCCCCGAAAGTATGAAAGATGCAATTATATTGGCTATAAATTTGGTAAAAAAAAGACGAGTATTTGCCTCCAAGAATTACAATATTTGA
- a CDS encoding GWxTD domain-containing protein, which yields MRKFFRLSQLLLLPIVVVAQQPNRAALLVSSNSQIFNEAIVYPTENKTGLAIFFRLPYDRLVFSRNREGEGSDSFVAEVKVTIELYKDGRRITDQNWNVRKFAASFEETKNKQKDLTGVVHFQSDPGVYAWRMTLNEQPGMWRSIQLPNFSQENQIGRPFVLTNTTANALMVQNLAGNVAFGADGLMAAFVNAEAVKWHLLKIPDREVQKMQERTAREQQMGRERAGGRLGIPNIQERDNPENIKPIPDRADIPIPENAVEVAKGDVTKWLNIGKISPNETGLGTEKGDHKLALIPLETQFLEDGHYAIVLEAGDKKRHYLFSTLWRDMPMSLLNLDMAIESMKFIVEKDELRQLRKGKANERAERFRAWWKAKDPTPNTPFNELMAEYFARVDYAAMAFQTGTRGMDGLLTDRARIYITQGAPEKTSRLLPDSGGVREIWEYQSGQKFVFEAASSLDPFVLVK from the coding sequence ATGCGAAAATTCTTTCGATTAAGTCAACTTCTTTTACTGCCGATCGTTGTGGTGGCGCAGCAACCAAACCGTGCGGCTTTGCTCGTGTCAAGCAATAGCCAGATTTTTAATGAAGCCATCGTTTATCCTACCGAAAACAAAACAGGTTTGGCCATTTTCTTTCGCTTGCCCTACGACCGCTTGGTCTTTTCCCGCAACCGAGAAGGGGAAGGAAGTGATTCTTTTGTGGCGGAAGTTAAGGTAACGATCGAGTTGTACAAAGATGGACGAAGGATTACAGACCAAAATTGGAATGTCCGTAAATTCGCGGCTTCTTTCGAAGAAACCAAGAACAAACAAAAAGACCTAACAGGAGTGGTGCATTTTCAGTCTGATCCCGGAGTCTATGCGTGGCGGATGACGCTGAATGAACAACCCGGAATGTGGCGCTCCATCCAACTGCCAAATTTTTCGCAGGAAAACCAGATCGGGAGGCCTTTTGTCCTCACGAACACGACCGCAAACGCATTGATGGTGCAAAATCTAGCTGGAAATGTTGCCTTTGGGGCAGATGGCTTGATGGCTGCATTTGTAAATGCGGAAGCAGTAAAATGGCATTTGCTTAAAATTCCTGACCGAGAAGTTCAGAAAATGCAGGAAAGAACGGCGCGTGAACAACAAATGGGACGCGAAAGAGCCGGAGGACGATTAGGCATCCCCAACATTCAAGAAAGGGATAATCCTGAAAACATAAAACCCATCCCCGACCGTGCCGATATACCAATCCCAGAAAATGCGGTGGAAGTCGCTAAGGGCGATGTCACCAAATGGCTAAATATCGGTAAAATTAGCCCCAATGAAACTGGATTGGGGACGGAAAAAGGCGACCATAAGCTTGCGCTAATCCCGCTGGAAACCCAGTTCTTGGAAGATGGGCACTATGCAATCGTTTTAGAAGCGGGTGACAAAAAGCGCCATTATCTCTTTTCAACCCTCTGGCGTGATATGCCTATGTCTTTGTTAAATTTGGATATGGCTATAGAGAGTATGAAGTTTATTGTGGAGAAAGATGAGCTAAGACAACTGCGCAAAGGGAAAGCCAATGAGCGTGCGGAGCGGTTCAGGGCGTGGTGGAAAGCCAAAGACCCCACCCCCAATACCCCTTTTAACGAATTAATGGCCGAGTATTTTGCGCGTGTAGATTATGCGGCAATGGCCTTCCAAACCGGTACTCGCGGTATGGATGGTCTGCTCACCGACCGTGCACGGATTTACATTACACAAGGCGCTCCCGAAAAAACCTCGCGCCTTTTGCCCGATAGTGGTGGGGTTCGTGAAATTTGGGAATACCAAAGTGGTCAAAAATTTGTTTTTGAAGCAGCCTCTAGTCTCGACCCATTTGTCTTAGTAAAGTAA